The sequence TCTTTGCTCTCTTTATTGTGACTGAGGGCTTTCTGTTGGCAGCTATGGCCTATGATCGCTTCATAGCCATCTGCTCCCCACTCCTGTATTCTGCCCGTATGTCAAGAAGCCTCTGCATCCAACTGGTTGCAGGATCTTACTTTTGTGGCTGTATCAGTTCCATCCTTCAAGTAAGCATTACCTTTACTATGTCCTTCTGTGCATCTCATGTTATTGATCTTTTTTACTGTGATACCCGCCCAATACAGAAGATCTCATGTTCTAATGTCTTTATTAACAAGGTGGTGTCATATTCTTTGTCTGCCATCATTATTTTGCCCACAATAATGGTCATCATGGTGTCCTACATCTATATCATATCTACTATCCTGAAGATCCGTTCCACTGAAGGACAAATGAAAGCATTCTCCACCTGTGGGTCTCATCTGATGGTTGTGAGTTTGCTCTATGGAACTGTTTCTTTTATGTATCTTACACCTGCCAGTAACCCAGAGCTGGGTAAAGTGGCCTCTCTGTGCTATACCATTGTTACTCCAATGTTAAATCCTTTGATTTATTCTCTAAGAAACAAAGATGTCAAAGAAGCTCTGAAAAACATGTTATGGGAGAAAAAGggttttctctaaattcttccttccttactaTCTGGCCCCATTTAAAAGATGTTGATCCTGTATCTCTGAGCTAACTTTAAATAAAGATTCTCCTCCAAATCACCAATTTTCCTTCTGGAAGCTTACTGGAATAAAGACATattacatttacttttctt comes from Sarcophilus harrisii chromosome 5, mSarHar1.11, whole genome shotgun sequence and encodes:
- the LOC100926245 gene encoding LOW QUALITY PROTEIN: olfactory receptor 9K2-like (The sequence of the model RefSeq protein was modified relative to this genomic sequence to represent the inferred CDS: inserted 1 base in 1 codon), coding for MSGSKMRIHXLDLASQQISTMGDRGISNHSEVNEFILIGFQVRPELQILLFFLFLLTYSMVLLGNIGMIVLILTASRLNTPMYFFLGNLSFIDLSYSSAVAPKAIANFLSENKTISFAGCVAQLFFFALFIVTEGFLLAAMAYDRFIAICSPLLYSARMSRSLCIQLVAGSYFCGCISSILQVSITFTMSFCASHVIDLFYCDTRPIQKISCSNVFINKVVSYSLSAIIILPTIMVIMVSYIYIISTILKIRSTEGQMKAFSTCGSHLMVVSLLYGTVSFMYLTPASNPELGKVASLCYTIVTPMLNPLIYSLRNKDVKEALKNMLWEKKGFL